GGTAGTAGAATTGGAAGTACTGACCGTAGCGAAGCCATAACTCATAATCCATACAATATTGCAATGTGCTATCTAAAGTGCCTAGGTTCTCAACTAAACTTCTCCGAAAAAACACTGCCGGCTGGCACAAATAGCAAATTTCTACTAAACGCTTATAGTCCCAAGGCTCAGTTGGATAAGCCCCTATAATCTGACCTTGCTCATCAATATGATCAGCGTCTCCGTATAAAGCTTGGACATCTGGATTTTTCTCAAATATCTCCCTTACTTCTTCAAAAGTATTTGGGTAGTAAACATCGTCAGAATTTATCCACGCGATGATATCCCCTGCCGTCATCAAGATTCCTTTATTAACCGCATCAGCTTGGCCCTTATCGGGTTCTGATATCCACTTTATATGTTGATTGTAATGTTGCAGCACCCTTATTGTTTCATCTTTACTACCCCCATCGCAAACTATGTACTCATATTCCTCTTTGGGAAGACGTTGATCTAAAACGCTCTGTATGGTTCTCTCAATGAATTGTCCTTGACAAAAAGAGGGGGTTATAACGCTGAATCGTAATCTCATACATTTTTTCGATCGAGAGCACAGACCACCTTCAAAGTCTCAGTAATCTAACGCCCTGCTGCGAGTAAAAATTCCATCGACTTGTAGTATTCGTCTATCATCCGGATTTTGAAGCTGATCGTAATTACCTCGATACTGAAATCCCAACTTCGTTATGAGCCGATACATTTCATCAAAAAGCAATTGATCCTTATATAGCTTTTCAATAGATAATTCAATAATGAGAGTGCTTGCTCGATTAATTACACTCATGCCCCCTGAAATAACTCTGTCTTCAAATCCCTGTACATCTATTTTGACCAAAATTGGTTGAGGCAGGTCTAGACTACTTGCAAT
The Leptolyngbya sp. FACHB-261 DNA segment above includes these coding regions:
- a CDS encoding glycosyltransferase family 2 protein gives rise to the protein MRLRFSVITPSFCQGQFIERTIQSVLDQRLPKEEYEYIVCDGGSKDETIRVLQHYNQHIKWISEPDKGQADAVNKGILMTAGDIIAWINSDDVYYPNTFEEVREIFEKNPDVQALYGDADHIDEQGQIIGAYPTEPWDYKRLVEICYLCQPAVFFRRSLVENLGTLDSTLQYCMDYELWLRYGQYFQFYYLRKKLAGSRLYASNKTLSQREAVHHEINDMLHQKFNSVPDRWILGYAYIKSQDITALEQTDQNQGKHIADVFLWASLLAFLYWRKYVPPKIFLSLIKWWFNNRRAKRTRQDTVESIRIYFT